A single Primulina eburnea isolate SZY01 chromosome 11, ASM2296580v1, whole genome shotgun sequence DNA region contains:
- the LOC140804287 gene encoding uncharacterized protein, with the protein MDSWREQWLNHKKTVSERELKLTVKKEITGDKEGGTKDKKKLHLKDGMSKAGQLIKKESSSWLSAEDNKNEIDAETTDVERNLVSEEGDEKNQSVESKELIVKVEEEKNVSKNVQGENFSAQTAVGFKPGKKKIIKRIVKKKVENKKNSTENATNKNDELKKGETEGNKVLSEEVGQQEGLSAEAPAIKTFARKKILKKPAKSTGKQDSSKTIEGNTTNESGSTQDKTTVKSEDNTCTVVQEGSTKVTVKRKVIKRVPKRKTASADTGSIVATKDMEEIKIIQPDDNKEAVNSEIKESISKDKSSPKMKQQSVSPKKQEKKEEKKADKKQLSGSKIDTDIAEQNVSQSDNQTKSNEKAKPKDKKIGKDCLEKDESKNKDVVKEKKKSDDPPRHPGLFLQTKGSKDSKLQSLSLSLDSLLDYSGNDTEESTFELSLFAESLYEMLQYEMGCRLLAFLQKLRTRFVAKRNQGKRPREQTSKEKNEDNSSSKRVKTEDVEATKAENNDNTHKDNVTEEANITNEVAEDKVEDENEEQEPEEEDPEEEPEEDEEMTDATPHLNSSKENRQQETTTKASKTDINMDVSNKGKVAEEASKTNKVDKELLQAFRFFDRNRTGHIRVEDLRLIIHNLGKFLSHRDVKELVQSALLESDSSRDDRILYDKLVKMTDI; encoded by the exons ATGGATTCATGGCGAGAACAGTGGCTTAATCACAAAAAAACAGTTTCTGAGAGGGAGTTGAAGCTCACTGTGAAGAAAGAG ATAACTGGTGACAAGGAAGGAGGCACAAAAG ATAAGAAAAAGCTACATTTGAAAGATGGAATGTCAAAAGCTGGACAACTAATAAAGAAAGAGTCTTCTTCATGGCTGTCTGCAGAGGATAATAAAAATGAGATAGATGCTGAGACGACGGACGTTGAACGGAACCTGGTTTCAGAAGAAGGCGATGAGAAAAATCAGTCTGTTGAAAGTAAAGAATTGATTGTAAAAGTTGAGGAGGAGAAAAATGTTTCAAAGAATGTTCAAGGAGAAAATTTCAGTGCTCAGACAGCTGTTGGCTTTAAGCCTGGAAAGAAGAAAATCATAAAGAGAATTGTGAAAAAAAAAGTTGAGAATAAGAAAAACTCCACAGAAAATGCTACTAACAAGAATGATGAATTGAAGAAAGGGGAAACTGAAGGAAATAAGGTTCTTTCTGAAGAAGTTGGGCAACAGGAGGGTTTGTCAGCTGAAGCTCCAGCTATTAAAACTTTTGCAAGGAAGAAGATCCTGAAAAAGCCAGCGAAATCTACTGGTAAGCAAGACTCAAGCAAGACCATTGAGGGTAACACAACAAATGAATCAGGGAGCACCCAGGATAAAACAACAGTTAAATCAGAAGATAACACTTGTACCGTTGTCCAAGAGGGTAGCACCAAAGTTACTGTAAAAAGGAAAGTAATCAAGAGGGTCCCAAAGAGAAAGACTGCCTCAGCAGATACTGGCAGTATTGTGGCTACAAAGGACATGGAAGAAATAAAGATAATTCAGCCAGATGACAATAAAGAAGCTGTTAACAGTGAGATAAAAGAGAGCATCTCCAAGGATAAAAGCAGTCCCAAAATGAAACAACAGTCAGTTAGTCCGAAGAAGCAGGAGAAAAAGGAAGAGAAGAAGGCAGATAAGAAACAATTATCTGGGTCTAAAATTGATACTGATATTGCGGAGCAGAACGTTTCTCAAAGTGACAATCAAACAAAATCGAATGAAAAGGCTAAGCCCAAGGACAAGAAAATAGGGAAAGATTGCCTTGAAAAAGATGAGTCCAAAAACAAAGATGTggtgaaagaaaagaaaaagagcgATGATCCCCCTCGACATCCTGGCTTGTTTCTTCAAACAAAAGGGAGCAAGGATTCAAAG CTCCAGTCATTATCACTTTCGCTGGATTCACTCTTGGATTATAGTGGCAACGATACTGAAGAATCAACCTTTGAG TTGTCATTATTTGCAGAATCCTTGTATGAGATGCTACAGTATGAAATGGGTTGTCGTCTGTTGGCTTTCCTTCAG aAGTTGCGCACTAGATTTGTAGCAAAGAGAAACCAAGGAAAGAGACCTAGAGAGCAAACTTCGAAGGAGAAAAATGAGGATAACTCATCTAGCAAGCGCGTTAAGACAGAAGATGTCGAAGCAACAAAGGCTGAAAATAATGACAACACTCACAAAGATAATGTCACAGAAGAGGCGAATATTACTAATGAGGTTGCTGAAGATAAGGTTGAGGATGAAAATGAAGAGCAAGAGCCTGAGGAAgaagatccagaggaagaaccAGAGGAAGATGAAGAAATGACTGATGCCACGCCACATCTCAACTCATCTAAAGAG AATCGACAACAGGAAACCACTACAAAAGCTTCAAAGACCGATATTAATATGGACGTGAGCAACAAGGGAAAGGTAGCTGAAGAGGCTTCGAAGACAAACAAAGTCGACAAGGAGCTGCTTCAAGCTTTCAGGTTCTTTGATCGAAATCGGACTGGACACATAAGG GTTGAAGATCTGAGGCTGATAATTCACAACCTAGGGAAGTTCCTCTCGCACCGGGATGTCAAAGAACTTGTGCAAAGCGCACTCTTGGAAAGTGACTCAAGCAGAGATGACAGGATTCTATATGATAAGCTGGTGAAGATGACAGACATTTGA